The genomic DNA TTCTCGCTCAATAAGAAACTGGTTTTCCAGAATACTGACAGCGTTAGCCGGACTGGGGCAGGGTACTTAATCCTCGTCATTGCTCTTTTCAGCTTTGATACAGCCTTGCTCTTTGTCTTCCATCAGTTGCTAGGTATTAACCTCTATCTAGTTAAAATTGTCGTTGGCACCCTGCTCTTCTTCGTTTCTTGGTTCATCCAGAAGAGAATTATCTTTCGAGAAAGGAACACTTTTTCCCATGAAATTTATTAGAAAACCCTTCGCCTATGCCTCTATTTTCGGAATGCTGCTGACCAGCGGCTTCACCTACTCAATGCTCAAGACCTTTGTTCTGTCAGAAGCCATCAGCACTGTATCTGCTAACAATACAGCAACTACCACAACGACTAGCAGCTCTAGTTCCGAAATAGCTGCCACGGCAGCCGCAAGCGCAACTGTAACAGAAAACAGCTACTCCGATGAAAATATCCAAATCTCCATCGAAACCATCACTACCAGCAATACAACTGTCTATGTGGCAGATGTGCAGGTCAGCTCAGCAGAATATCTGAAAACAGCCTTGGCACAAAACACCTACGGTACCAATGTCACCGCCAAAACATCTGAAACTGCCGCAGCCAACAATGCTATCCTGGCTGTCAACGGGGACTACTATGGAGCTAACTCAACCGGCTATGTGATTAAAAACGGAGTTCTCTACCGCGATACTGTGCGTGACAATGCAGCCTACGGCGACTTGGCCATCTACGCAGATGGAGCCTTTGAAGTCATCTACGAAAATGAAGTGACTGCCCAAGAATTGATTGACAAGGGCGTTGTCAACCTGCTGGCCTTTGGCCCTACTTTGGTTGAAAATGGGGAAATCGTGGTCGATACCAGCACCGAGGTCGGCCGAGCCATGTCTTCCAACCCTCGAACTGCTATCGGTATCATTGACGAAAACCACTACATCATCGTCGTATCAGACGGCCGGACAGATGAAAGCGAAGGCCTGACCCTCTATCAACTAGCCGAGGTCATGAAGCAATACGGGGCAACAACAGCCTACAACCTTGATGGTGGTGGCTCTTCAACCCTCTACTTCAACGGTCAAGTCATTAACAATCCAACAACAAACGGAAACACTATTTCAGAAAGGGCGGTGAGCGATATTGTCTACATCGGTTACTAATTCATCCAACAAGCGCCTTGGGCGCACCTTTATTACCTACTTTGGTCTATCAGCCTTTCTCTTCATCTTCGGTCGGGTCTATGAGAGTTTTAGCTATGGGGAAGTTTCCTTCTTCATGCGCTACCTCTTTGCTGTAACCTTGATTGGGGGAGCTATCTTAGTGGGAATGCTCATGGCAAAAAACAACCTTTCTCGCCTGACCTACAATCTCTGGAATTCAGGTGTGGCAACCATTACAACAGGTTTTCTTCTGCGAGGTATTATCAATCTTTCTGGCCGCTCAACGACGCTGGATCAACCCTATTGGTATATAGGAGCTAGCCTTCTAGCCCTCGCCCTTCTCTCTTTCTTCTTCGTTCAACAACCGCGAAAGAGGCGATGAAAAACAGAAGAAAAACAGCTCGGCCTTCTGCAAACATGCTAGAATAGACTACATGAAACAGAAATTGTATTATGTAGTCTTTTTTATCGGTCTGATCCTCCTTCACATTGGCTGGGATTATGAATTTCACACCTTTTTAGATGAAACATTCTCTGCGAAAGAACTTCAGGCAATTGCAAGCGGAGTACTGCTCCTCTTTTTGTATATCATCCCTTTGATGGCCGCATTGCTTTACTTGCAAAGAGCCTGGAGAAAGCCTCCCTATGTCCTTTTCTGGGCCATTTTCTGCGGTGTTTTTTTGGCGGGTTGGTCGTCTGCAAATTTGAACGACTGGCTGGCTGGACTGTTGCAACAGACTCTCCCAGATCAGGCTACGTTTGAGGCCTGGGAAGGGGCTTTGACAGCGCCTTTTATCGAAGAAACTCTGAAGGCAGGAGCGGTTCTTTTTGCCCTCTATACGCTAAAAAATAGCCAACTATCTACCAGCTTTCTGGTTGGAGCCGGAGCTGGACTGGGTTTTCAGGTGGCCGAGGACATTTCCTTTATTCAGCACTTTGTCTTGAAAGAGCCGGATCACCTAATGGCTGGTACTTTTTCTCGAATTTATGGCTCTCTCACCTCTCATTGGATGATGACAGCCTTGGTCACAACCGGTATTATCCTGTTGGTCTTTCACAGAAAACACCGCAAGCTGGGATGCTTGTTAATCGGCGCTTCCGTTTTGTTCCATTTTTTCTGGAATTCTCCTTTCAGTAGCATAGAACTGCCTTTTTCTATACATGTTGTCCTCCTAGCCAGCCTGTATGCCTTGCTGTTTGTTTATACCTTCAAGCTCATTCACTCACAAAGACCAATTTAGGTTTAGACAGAAAAACGTAAATTGTCAGAAATTACTTATTATTTAATAAATCTTCTCAACTCCGTCTATTTTTGTGCTATAATGTAGGGGAATACAGTATGATTGAGAGGATTGTCCTATGACAGACCAGCAAACTCTGAAAGACCTCCGCCATCGTAGCTCGGTCTACGATTCGATGGTTAAATCCCCTAACCGTGCCATGCTTCGTGCGACTGGCATGCAGGATCAACATTTTGACGCTCCTATTGTCGGAGTCATCTCGACCTGGGCAGAAAACACTCCTTGTAATATCCACCTCCATGATTTTGGTAAATTAGCAAAAGAAGGTGTCAAGGCAGCCGGAGCCTGGCCAGTCCAATACGGAACCATTACTGTGGCCGACGGTATCGCCATGGGAACCCCCGGCATGCGCTTCTCGCTGACATCGCGCGACATCATCGCAGACTCTATCGAAGCGGCTATGGGTGGACACAATGTGGATGCCTTTGTGGCTATCGGAGGCTGTGACAAGAACATGCCAGGTTCCATGATTGCCATTGCCAACATGGACATTCCTGCTATCTTTGCCTATGGCGGTACCATTGCTCCAGGCAATCTGAATGGTAAAGATATTGACCTCGTTTCAGTCTTTGAAGGTATTGGTAAGTGGAACAACGGCGATTTGACGGCTGAAGAAGTCCGTCAAATTGAGTGCAATGCCTGCCCTGGTCCTGGCGGCTGTGGCGGTATGTACACGGCTAATACCATGGCGACAGCCATTGAGGTCATGGGTATGTCCATTCCAGGCTCTTCGTCCCACCCTGCCGAATCTCCTGAGAAAAAAGCAGATATTGAAGAAGCTGGCCGTGCTGTTGTGCGGATGTTGGAGCTGGGTATCAAACCATCCGACATCATGACCCGTGAAGCCTTTGAGGACGCCATTACGGTCACCATGGCACTCGGTGGCTCCACAAACGCTACTCTTCACCTTCTAGCCATTGCTCACGCTGCAAACGTTGACTTGACCTTGGAAGATTTCAATGATTTCCAAGAACGCGTGCCTCACTTGGCAGACCTGAAACCATCAGGAAAATACGTTTTCCAAGACCTCTACAATGTCGGCGGCGTCCCAGCTGTCATGAAATACTTGCTCAAAAACGGCTTCCTCCATGGTGACCGCATCACCTGTACCGGTAAAACCGTTGCTGAAAACTTGGAAAACTTTGCTGATTTGACACCTGGACAAGATGTCATCATGCCGCTTGAAAATCCAAAACGTGCGGATGGACCTCTGATTATCTTGAAAGGTAACCTAGCTCCTGAAGGAGCTGTTGCCAAGGTTTCAGGTGTGAAAGTCCGCAACCATACTGGACCAGCCAAGGTCTTTGATTCGGAAGAAGAAGCAATTGAAGCTGTCTTGACAGACGAAATCGTAGACGGTGATGTAGTCGTTGTCCGCTATGTTGGGCCAAAAGGTGGGCCTGGTATGCCGGAAATGCTGTCGCTCTCATCTATGATTGTCGGAAAAGGCCAAGGCGACAAGGTGGCCCTTCTGACAGACGGTCGCTTCTCTGGCGGAACCTATGGTCTGGTAGTCGGCCACATCGCCCCTGAAGCTCAGGACGGCGGCCCGATCGCCTACCTCCGCACTGGCGATTTGGTGACGGTTGACCAAGATACTAAGGAAATCACCATGCACGTTTCCGACCAAGAAATCGAAGACCGCAAGAAAACGACGGTCATTCCACCACTCTACTCTCGTGGTGTCCTTGGCAAATACGCTCACACCGTATCCTCCGCCTCTAAAGGAGCTGTCACAGACTTCTGGCGACCAGAACGTACTGGTAAAAAATAGACTTATTTAACTTACCCTGTCTTTGTGGCAGGGTTTTCCCATAGGAGAAAATCAAATGAAATTACATGTCGAACTCTCCCGCTTTCGGGTCAAGGAAGGCAAATCATCCGTCGTTGACCAGTGGATGAATTTCCTAAACGAGCATATGGAAGATACTCTTTTGACTCTCCAAGGGGAGAAGATGTATGTCGAAACCATCTTTCGCGAAGTTCTCGATGGGCAAGAATACCTCTACTGGTACTCCGTCCAAGCTGAGGGCGGTATCGAGGTCGAAAACTCTGAATCCTACATTGACAAGAAACACTTGGAATACTGGGAAGAATGTATTGACCCTAGCTATGGCATGATTGACTTGAACCCTCAAGTCGTCATGATTCCAAAACCAATTTATGAAACCATGGAAGAATTGGACAGACAATACGATGAAACCTACAAAAAATGAGTTGCATTTCACAACTCATTTTTTATTTTGGACTAATCCCCAGAGCGATGCGCCCCAGTCGGCTAATTCGGGTCATTTTCCAGGCGGGAGACCAGACTATTTCCACTCCTGCATTATTGATTCCATCGATAGTTTTCAGTGCATCAATCAAATCTCCGGGCAAGGTATCGGCACAGCTACAACCCGAATCGGTAAAGGTCATGACGACCTTGCAAAAACCTTTGTCATCCAAGTCAATCTCATAAACCAGACCGAGATTGTAAATGTCCAGTTCAATCTCAGGGTCATAGATTGACTCAAGCACTTCTACCAACTGACTTGCCAAGGCTTGCGCCCGCTCATTGACCTTTATATCCTCTCTCATGTCCTCTCCCTTCGGAAAATGATTTTTCCTATTTTCTCATATTTGAGGCTATTTTTCAATAGGAAATTAAAAAAGGCGGTTTGCACCGCCAATTTTCGGGAGTCCCCCCGTTTCCCGCTTCCTTATACAATCGTCCGAGTCACAGAGCCTTCACCGCCTCCGATTGGAAAGACGTATTTATGGCTCTGGGTCAAGCTGTGGTAAAAACCTTGACCTTCGTAGATTTGAAAGACCTGCATGGAATCCGCATTTTCCTCATCCTTGTAAACATGCTGATAATAGGGATTGTCCGCAAAAATCTTGCGCAAATCCTCATTTTCAACCGGCCGAACCCGGCCTTCAATCCGAATGACCTGAATCAGGTATTTTTCCTCTGACATGGCTGTCAGGGCGATATGAGCATTTTCCTGCAGCTGACGGTAAAAATGCGTTTGTGGACTAGTCATGAAAAAGATCCCTTCTTCATTGGCGGCAGTAATGTGGGCGTGACGAGCATGGGGCATCCCATCTGCGTCCACCGTCGCAAAAACTCCCACCTTCATCTCCTCCAGAATGTCCATAATGCACTTGACTTCCATAGCCAGCCTCCTTGAAACCGTTTTCTTAACTCTAGTATAACAGAAAAGAAGAGAAAGGGAAAGCGAGTGGGCCGGATTTCTGGGGGGGAAGTAGCTTTTCACGAATGCATCTGGTGACATTCGTGCGGTATTTGACAAAACTTGCCAAAAATGACAAGTTTTTTCAAATCCCAATTTGTAAAATTAAGCAAAATCGAACCAGAAAATACAAAAGTTTACTTTATTCTTGGGAACTAAAAAATAGCTCGTCAACTCGCCAAAGTTAGGATGGCTATTTTTTTGTCGCATTTAGCAATTTAAGGACTAACATCACAAGAGCAATAACAAAGTTACCAGCTACAAACATGAGTGTCAAAACCTCCAACATCCTTCCAATGGCCGTTGGAGAATTTGCTTTAAACTCTCTGAAGCAATAAGGTAAATTTTGAGGTGACCTTTTCAAAAAACCACGAAAAAAACACCCCATGGTGTGAACCATGAAGTGCTTTGAAACGTTGATATATCGCTGATAATTAACGTTTTGAGAATTTCGCTATTGAAAACAAAGAATTCTTAACCCTTACAAATCCCGTTATATCAACATTTACAAAAATGAAACTTCCATGAAAATGGACTAAAATCCACTGATTTGGATAAAATTGACACCAATTAACACCATAAAATAGACTAGTCAACCACTTCATTTGAGGTGGTTTTTACTTTGATTTTACAAAAGAAAATGCAAAATCTTTAATTCAAAATTGTCACCAACTTTCAATTTGATTGACCTCTTTCTTTTTATACTAGTTAACTCTAATCATGCTAACTTCTGTAAAAGTAGTCATCTTCTTTATATTGGATTAGAGATTGGCCTAATACTAACCTAGGCCTCATATAATTTGAAGAATCCTCAAATTCGGAAAAATCAGAAATTTTATGTCCCGCCTGCAATAAAAACATGTTACGCCTATCACCAAACTTTCCTCTAATATATAGAATAGGTAAACTCTCATTAACAGCTTTTCCAGTCACCAGCAATTTAGAGTTGTTAACTATTGTTTAAATTTATCTTTTAATAAATCATAAAGTGTTCGAAAATCATTTGGAATTGATGATTTTTTAATACTATGTACTTTCTTTATAGCATCTAGAAGTTTATTAACATCAGAAAAGTATTCTTTTACAAAGTCACTTTTTTACGGATTCTAAATTTATTTTATTTGCATGTCAGGTATCCATACGTTACAATTTATAAAAGCTAAACTCACTTTTGAGTTCCGAGCAGTTGTTGTTTGCTGATTCCGTGGCCAAAGGGATGGCATCATGAATCACCATATCTTATCACTGTTACTCAACATTCACGCTAATACTCACAATCTCCTTTGTCTGAGAGTTGAAAATCACAGAATAGGCATATACTTCGCCTTTTTCATGGAGACTGGTTTTAAGTGCAGAAACACTTACAATATTTTCAAAAGTTTCCTGCTGTTTTTCTTCGGAATCAAGTGATACAAATTCATTTTCCTTGATTTGTTTACCTACACTATAGGAAAAATCGCCTTCATCAAACGTTACATCGTACTCGCTGGAAATAATTTGATTTGCTGCTTTAATCACTTGCTTTTCCTCGTCAGAATAAGTTTCATTTTTCATTGAACATCCTGATAGCATACATAAGACCACAACTGCGGCAAACAATACGCTAAATATTCTCTTCATTCTTTTAACTCCTTTCATAATCCTGATACACTTTACGGAAAACAGCTTTTCGATAGGAAGCATCGATCCCAAAGTAAATTCCCGTCTGCAATACAAGCAGCACAACTGTAAACCAGAAAGCTACCGGAATATTTGAAACAATCGCAAATCGTTCGCTAATAAAAATTCCAATCCAAAGGTAAATCAGAGCAACAAGGAAAGGAACCAACAAAATCAAGGATGTTACCTTGCGCAATGCAGAAGATAACTCTTTCTTGGACAACCCGATTTTTACAATTCCTTTGTACTTTTTGCATTCTGCATCCAACTCCGAATATAGTCTGGAGTATATAAAGCTTGCAACTGCAAGAATAAACGTGAAGCACAGCATACTGCCGATATATAACGTCAGATTGTTCTGCAGCTGGCTGGTGCGATAGTAGCTGTACGCAGTTATCACATTTGCATCTCTGTTTTCAATACTGGTTTTCAATGAGTTTTCAACCGCTTCGGGACTATGACTATTCATTTCCCAGTTATCATAAACAAATGCTGTGATAGTCTTGCTGTCCATCTGTGGCTTCAAAGCATCAAAAACTGAATCATTTACAATGCAAACATTGGTTGTGAAACCGGACAGCATAATGGTTGCTTCTGTATATCCTTCTACAGACAGATCAAAACGATTTTCATCCATAAAGGACTGAATATCTGACGGAATCTTTTTGACGGTTTCTCCTGCATTTCCAGCAACGAGAAAAACGCCGTCTTCTGAAACTGTCACTGTTTCTCTACCGAGAAACTTCATTATGATGTTGTAATCACTTGCAGACATCATCGCAGAACGGGTTGGGTTAGCCTTATTGTACCAAAGGTTAAATACAGCTTTTTGATAACCGGGCAAGTCTTGCAGTTCCTTTTCAATCACAGCCACGTCGCCGGCAACATCTGCATTTTCTGTCCAGGCATTATAACTTATAGCATAGGGCATGATCTTCTCCGTTTCTGTTTTCACATTTGTCGACATGGAAAACAAGAGGATGATGGAAAAGAATGAAATGGCATACAATACAGCGGAAATTGTCATTGTCTGCGCATTTGCTCTCAGTTTTGCTTTTTTATCGCTGCTGTAAAGCAAACGTCCTCTTGCATGACTTTTTTTTGAAAGGGCAAGGGCCATACACATTCCATAGGCAAACATCAAATAAGTTCCAGTGATAATGGTAAAAACCAACACCAAAGCAGTCACACTGTTGTCCTGAATCTGTTTAGCCATCTGTGTCCCGCTTGTAAAAAGCCAAACCATAAAACCAAATAAAACTAAAAATACAATAAGAAGGGGTAACAGTTTCTGTGGCTTTTCACCGGTTACTTCGGTTTTTAATAAACGTACCACCTCTTTCTTGCGAATCAGCCTTGGCGTAAAAAAAGCAATCGCTAAAAAGACAATTCCCAAGACAATAACAGTAGTAATGATTGCCTGAACAGGGAAATAGAAAGTAAAGTCGGATACGCCGATAACTTTATTTGCAATGTCCAAAAAGAATTTTGAAAACACAAATCCCAGCAAAATCCCCGTTACGATAGATGCAAATCCAACAATCATGTTTTCCAGAAACACAAGTTTGTTAACCTGCTTTTTTGATGCGCCCAAAATAGTGATCAAACCGAACTGGCGACTTCGAGCCTTCAGAAAACATCCCACAGAGTATGAAATAAAGCAAACGGAAAATCCAATGGAAATAAGCTCGCCTACTATAAGGATCAACCCCATGGTGCTGTCTCGGTCAATGATACTCATGGCCGGGTGAAACGACAGCACCGTGAACAGGAAAAATACAAATACAGAAAACACGCAGTTCACGAAGTAATAAATATAGTTTCTTCTGTCACGGCTGATATTGTTGCGGGCAAAGTCAAATAAGGTCATGCGGTTCACCTCCCAAAAGACTCATAGCATCCACAATCTCCTGTTGAAAAGTCCTTCGATTTCCATCGGAGACAATTTCCTGGTATAACTGTCCGTCTTTGATAATCAGGACGCGCTTGCAATAGCTCGCCACAAAAGAATCGTGCGTTACCATCAGGATAGTGGCATTTTTCGTTTCGTTGAGCATCCGGAATAATTCCATAACATCTTTCGTAGCCTTGGAATCGAGATTTCCGGTAGGTTCGTCTGCCAGAAGCAAAGACGGATTGGTTGCAACGGCACGGGCAACTGCGGTACGCTGTGCCTGCCCTCCGGATATTTCAAAAGTGCGTTTGGAAAGGAGAGGCTCAATTCCTAAAAGTGCAGCAACCTCCGCGGTGCGCTTTTTAATCTCAGGAACAGGAACACCTTCCAATGTCAACGGCAGCATGATATTTTCGCCCACTGTCAAAGTATGCACCAAATTGAAGTCCTGAAATACAAAGCCCAAGGTATTCCGTCTAAAATGTGCCAGTTGGTCGTCATTCATTTCGTGGGGATCTTCACTATCAATGCAGACACTGCCGCTGGTAGGGTGATCGATGGTAGAAATCACATTTAAAAGAGTGCTTTTACCACTACCGGATGGTCCCATAATGGCGACAAATTCTCCTTTTTCAATACTAAAGTTAATATCATTCAAAGCGGTATATGGAACTTTTCCCTCATATACTTTACCAAGATGTTTTGTTGTTAAAATTGACATCTTTACAACCTCCTTCATTGTTCTGCATTTAGTATAGCTGATATCTCAAAAAATAAAAATCGAGAAAGATTACGGAACATGACAGTTTTGTAATCTTTCTCGAAATGCTATATTTCACTTTTTGCATGAAAATAAATAGTAAATGTACTTCCTTTTCCTAATTCTGACTGCACCATTATGGTATGTCCCAGATAATCCAGGCTTTGTTTTACCATATACAAGCCCAATCCGCTTGATTCTCCGCGCAGGCGTCCATTCTGTCCCGTAAAAAACAAATCAAAAATTCGATTGAAGTCACGAGGATCAATGCCACATCCTTCATCTTGGATACTCAATGAAGTACATTCTTCTGATCTGTCAGCACGGACGGTAATTTTCTTTCCTTCATCACTATATTTGATAGCATTGGTTAAGAGTTGGTACAACACGAAACGAAGCCATTTGGAATCGCTGTACACCACCAAATCATCTGCAATCTCAAGTTTTGGAAAAATTCCTTTTGTAATAAATGAGCTTTTTAACTCGTTGATACAATCTTTACACATACTGTGCAAATTCACTTTTTCGGAATGAAAATCATTTTTTATTGCATCAAGTTTATACATATTCAAAACCTGATCCAAATCATATTGTATTTGCGCCGCTGATTGTGCTATTTTACGAAAATCCGAATCGCCTTTTTTGTTTTCTGAAACCAGACGGATCACGGATAAAGGCATTTTTAATTGATGCACCCAGCGATAAATCATGATCTTACTCTGCTTTTGCTTGTCCTCCATACGAGCTAACCGGTTTAAATATAACCTGTGCTGTTCCTCAACTAACTTCCGATAGTGCTGTTCCTCGCGGCCTTTGGGTTCGCTGATTAGAAAATCCTCCAAGGTCTTGTTTTCATTACAAAGGATTTCATAAAAATCCCATGTGGAATATAGCCGGTAAAGCAAGAAGCACAATAAAATAAACAGAGATAAAAATACATAATACCACCATGTTCCTACGGGATTTCCACTAATTAAAGTCAAATAAACAATCATAATGGAAACCGGCGCTGCTAAAAAAAGAAGAATTACCCATAGGTGATCCAAAACAAAACATTTTAAATGTTTTGCAAGTTTTTTATTTTTCATGACGTGAATCTCCTATGCGATAACCAACGCCTCTGACGGTTTTAACAGCAAGGGTGGAGCCAATGCGCTCTAATCGTTTGCGAATCCGGCTGATTGTCACATTCAAGGTGTTTTCTTCTACAAAACTCTCATCATCCCAAATTTCATTCAGCAGTTCCTCACGGCTTACAATATTCGGATAATTCTGAAACATCACCCGGATCACACCTGCTTCTGTTTTGGATAGTTCCGTCATATGTCCATGACAAGACAATGTTAATTTGCTTTTTGAAAAAATACAATCTTCACATTGTAATTCATCTGCGTTGAAACTTGAATACTCTCCATATGTGCGGCGGAGGACGGCGGAAATTTTTGCTGTGACCACTTCAAAAGAAAATGGCTTTGTAATATAATCATCCCCTCCGTTCATAATGGCATGAACTTGATCGGGGTCTGTATTTCTGGCAGAAAGAAATATAATCGGACAAGGACTGATACTTCTGATCTTATTACACCAATAGAAACCGTTATAGACAGGAAGATTGATGTCCAGCAAAACCAGATGGGGATTTTCCAGCTTGAATTCCTCAATTACATTTTTTGAATCTTTACAGCAATAGACTAAAAAACCGAACCGTTGTAAATGGTCTGAGAGAAGTCCGGCAATATCAAGGTCATCTTCTATAATCATAATTTTATAATCCATATTTATCTCCTTTTCCCGTCTAAAAATTTAACAACGAAATAACCGTACCCGCCAACCAAAGAAGAAATAACACGATAGGCACTGCTTTATATTTGAGAATAATTGCGATATACTCTCTGATAAACGCATTCGGCCAATAATAAAAAGCTGTTTTGCACCCAACACCATCCGCTTTTAATCCAACCTGTTTTGCATATGTCCCAGTTCGAAAAACATGATAATCATTTGTTACAAAAATCACACGGTACTGGGACATCATCTGATCCATAATTTTTTTTGAGAACATCATGTTCTCAAGAGTTGTGGTGGACTGATCTTCCATGATAATGTTATGCTCAGAGATTCCTTTTTCCAGAAGATAATTTTTCATGGCTTCGGCTTCAGATATATTTTCATCACTGCCCTGGCCGCCTGAAACTATAATTTTTGCTTTTCTCCCGGAACTCTCAAATACCTCAATTCCCTTATTCAATCTTCCAGCCAGCAGAGGGGAGACCCTTTCGCCGTTAAGCAGCCCAGCACCATGTACGATAATAAAATCACAGTTTTTGTTTTTCGGCAAAAGGTGGTAGAGCTGTGAGTAAATGAAGAGTGCTGAAAAAGTAAAAATAACATACATCGCGATGAAGGCAATCAATACAACCATTGACATCGTAATAGTCGATAAATTTTTAGCTGAAATCGTTACTGCCACAGCAACGAATGCGCCCCAAATTCCAACTCCAAACGCAATAGATAAACTGTGTACCAAACTGAAACGTTCTCTTTTTATTGCAATCACTCCTGCATAGATAAAGACAAAGGAAATAAACAGTAAAATCAACGGGATGACTGTATACAGAACTATATTAAGTAAAGTATTAACTATTGTCCCATTTGTAGCATAAGCCACTGCAACAAATAGCGATGCTAAGCTCAATGCAAGAAAGATTGAATTTCTGAAAGCACGTTTTTCCCTCAAAAATGAACCTATAAATATAGCCGTAAAGCCCCAAATATAATCCAATATATCATTTTCTATTCCTCCGAATGCCAATTACATTTATATCGCTGATCAAGGGGCTTCTGTGTTTGTTTGGGTATTAGCCAAATACGATTTAAATGCACTACACCTTTGATACGGTTTTCTTTACAAAGTTTCTGCACTCGTCGATCTGACAAGCCCCATAGTTTTGCTGCGTCTTGTACAGTCATATACTCGAACATTGCCGTCCTCCTTAATCCATCTACTTATATTATAGACGGTTAGCCGAATAATATCAAGTTTTTTAGTAAGATACAATACCGGCAGGCAACTTTATTATGCGAGCAATCTTCGCGAGCAGGTTTTGCGCGGTTCGCAAAACATCGGTTCGTTAGAACCGACTGCAAGGAAAAAAGAAAGCATCGAGCTTTCTTTTTGGGCTGCAAGCCTACGTGTTTAGCGATGAGTAACGATAGTTTACTCACGCTAAACACGTATCTCATCAAAAATGAGATTATCTCAATAATAACATCAGTAGAATAAATAAAAATAGGCAGAAAATATCGAAATCTCCTGCCCTTTACTTATTCCACTGACTTCTTTACTATTCCACTTTTTGAGAAAAAATGGATGGTTATATTCGTCCATAAACATAAACTAAGCGGCAGTTTTAAGTTAGCCATCTTTTACGACTGAATCGGTTACTTTACTGGCTCATCTTTCATAGAAAAATGGATTTCTCTATGAACCAACAAGTCAAGTTTTCATGGTTTTCTTTAGTATTCCAACATTACTGAAAATATGGATTATTCTAAAAGTCCATATCGCAAATCAAAGTGAGCTACTCTAATACACCATTATTTCTATCATAATGGACCTCTATTCAAATCCACTTTTTAAGAAAACTTAGACTTCTTTACTATTCCACATTTAGCGATAAAATGGGAAACTCTACTTAACCATCTTTTAGCTAGTAATGGACTAGTTTCACTATCAATTGATTCGTTAAGGTAATGGATTTTTGAAAAGTCATCTTTTACCTTTTTAAGTTATACTATTTCCTTTCTACAGAATTGGCATGTCGAATACTTTTCAGCTTCTTATCTATTCACAGAAAAATATTTCTGTGTTTTTTTGATTTTGAAAATGTGGCATAGTAATATCGTAAAAATTGAATGACTAGAGCTAAACACTATCTGGTGTTTTTT from Streptococcus oriscaviae includes the following:
- a CDS encoding FtsX-like permease family protein, translated to MTLFDFARNNISRDRRNYIYYFVNCVFSVFVFFLFTVLSFHPAMSIIDRDSTMGLILIVGELISIGFSVCFISYSVGCFLKARSRQFGLITILGASKKQVNKLVFLENMIVGFASIVTGILLGFVFSKFFLDIANKVIGVSDFTFYFPVQAIITTVIVLGIVFLAIAFFTPRLIRKKEVVRLLKTEVTGEKPQKLLPLLIVFLVLFGFMVWLFTSGTQMAKQIQDNSVTALVLVFTIITGTYLMFAYGMCMALALSKKSHARGRLLYSSDKKAKLRANAQTMTISAVLYAISFFSIILLFSMSTNVKTETEKIMPYAISYNAWTENADVAGDVAVIEKELQDLPGYQKAVFNLWYNKANPTRSAMMSASDYNIIMKFLGRETVTVSEDGVFLVAGNAGETVKKIPSDIQSFMDENRFDLSVEGYTEATIMLSGFTTNVCIVNDSVFDALKPQMDSKTITAFVYDNWEMNSHSPEAVENSLKTSIENRDANVITAYSYYRTSQLQNNLTLYIGSMLCFTFILAVASFIYSRLYSELDAECKKYKGIVKIGLSKKELSSALRKVTSLILLVPFLVALIYLWIGIFISERFAIVSNIPVAFWFTVVLLVLQTGIYFGIDASYRKAVFRKVYQDYERS
- a CDS encoding ABC transporter ATP-binding protein; amino-acid sequence: MLTTKHLGKVYEGKVPYTALNDINFSIEKGEFVAIMGPSGSGKSTLLNVISTIDHPTSGSVCIDSEDPHEMNDDQLAHFRRNTLGFVFQDFNLVHTLTVGENIMLPLTLEGVPVPEIKKRTAEVAALLGIEPLLSKRTFEISGGQAQRTAVARAVATNPSLLLADEPTGNLDSKATKDVMELFRMLNETKNATILMVTHDSFVASYCKRVLIIKDGQLYQEIVSDGNRRTFQQEIVDAMSLLGGEPHDLI
- a CDS encoding sensor histidine kinase; amino-acid sequence: MKNKKLAKHLKCFVLDHLWVILLFLAAPVSIMIVYLTLISGNPVGTWWYYVFLSLFILLCFLLYRLYSTWDFYEILCNENKTLEDFLISEPKGREEQHYRKLVEEQHRLYLNRLARMEDKQKQSKIMIYRWVHQLKMPLSVIRLVSENKKGDSDFRKIAQSAAQIQYDLDQVLNMYKLDAIKNDFHSEKVNLHSMCKDCINELKSSFITKGIFPKLEIADDLVVYSDSKWLRFVLYQLLTNAIKYSDEGKKITVRADRSEECTSLSIQDEGCGIDPRDFNRIFDLFFTGQNGRLRGESSGLGLYMVKQSLDYLGHTIMVQSELGKGSTFTIYFHAKSEI
- a CDS encoding response regulator transcription factor, whose translation is MDYKIMIIEDDLDIAGLLSDHLQRFGFLVYCCKDSKNVIEEFKLENPHLVLLDINLPVYNGFYWCNKIRSISPCPIIFLSARNTDPDQVHAIMNGGDDYITKPFSFEVVTAKISAVLRRTYGEYSSFNADELQCEDCIFSKSKLTLSCHGHMTELSKTEAGVIRVMFQNYPNIVSREELLNEIWDDESFVEENTLNVTISRIRKRLERIGSTLAVKTVRGVGYRIGDSRHEK
- a CDS encoding YdcF family protein — translated: MDYIWGFTAIFIGSFLREKRAFRNSIFLALSLASLFVAVAYATNGTIVNTLLNIVLYTVIPLILLFISFVFIYAGVIAIKRERFSLVHSLSIAFGVGIWGAFVAVAVTISAKNLSTITMSMVVLIAFIAMYVIFTFSALFIYSQLYHLLPKNKNCDFIIVHGAGLLNGERVSPLLAGRLNKGIEVFESSGRKAKIIVSGGQGSDENISEAEAMKNYLLEKGISEHNIIMEDQSTTTLENMMFSKKIMDQMMSQYRVIFVTNDYHVFRTGTYAKQVGLKADGVGCKTAFYYWPNAFIREYIAIILKYKAVPIVLFLLWLAGTVISLLNF
- a CDS encoding helix-turn-helix domain-containing protein — protein: MFEYMTVQDAAKLWGLSDRRVQKLCKENRIKGVVHLNRIWLIPKQTQKPLDQRYKCNWHSEE